In Solanum lycopersicum chromosome 5, SLM_r2.1, the following are encoded in one genomic region:
- the LOC104647504 gene encoding disease resistance protein RGA2-like, with product MELVTSKVAIVGPPHMLEKLAEDHCWSILKQKEFLFGEVLEETLSMKNKIFEMFQGLPLAASVLGGHLCYKDKHEWQEILDGNPLVAGEKGIKKILTLNYDYLPSPYLKKCFGYFAMFPKDFEFEKD from the coding sequence ATGGAATTGGTGACATCCAAAGTAGCAATAGTAGGTCCTCCTCATATGTTGGAGAAATTAGCAGAAGATCATTGTTGGTCcattttgaaacaaaaagaGTTTCTTTTTGGGGAAGTTCTGGAGGAAACCCTGAGCATGAAGAATaagatttttgaaatgtttcaaGGTCTACCATTGGCTGCAAGTGTGTTGGGAGGCCATTTATGTTACAAGGATAAACATGAGTGGCAGGAAATTCTTGATGGCAACCCCCTTGTTGCAGGGGAAAAAGGCATAAAGAAGATCTTAACACTCAACTATGATTATCTACCATCTCCATATCTGAAGAAATGTTTTGGTTACTTTGCAATGTTTCCGAAAGATTTTGAGTTTGAGAAGGACTAA